One Microtus pennsylvanicus isolate mMicPen1 chromosome 3, mMicPen1.hap1, whole genome shotgun sequence DNA window includes the following coding sequences:
- the LOC142847196 gene encoding olfactory receptor 8B3-like: MTRGMASIYNSSVKEFILLGLTQQPELQLPLFFLFLAIYVISMVGNLGLIVLIILNPHLHTPMYYFLFNLSFTDLCYSSVITPKMLVSFVKQNTISHAECMTQLFFFAFFVIDECYILTAMAYDRYAAICKPLLYQVTMSYQVCHMMTVCVNVMGFVGAMAHIVCMLRLTFCDGNIINHYMCDIPPLLKLSCTSTYINELVVYIVVGVNVTVPSLTIFISYTLILSNILGIRSAEGRAKAFSTCGSHVVAVSLFFGAAAFMYLKPSSESVENDKISTIFYTVVGPMLNPFIYSIRNKDVHIALRKTLKKSAFT; the protein is encoded by the coding sequence ATGACCCGAGGAATGGCCTCAATTTATAACTCTTCTGTGAAGGAGTTTATCCTGCTGGGTTTGACACAGCAGCCAGAGCTCcagctgcctctcttcttcctcttcttggcAATCTATGTCATCTCCATGGTGGGGAACCTGGGCTTGATTGTTCTGATTATTTTGAATCCTCACctgcacacccccatgtactaCTTTCTCTTCAACCTTTCCTTCACAGATCTCTGCTATTCCTCTGTCATCACACCCAAAATGCTGGTGAGTTTTGTGAAGCAGAACACCATCTCCCATGCAGAGTGCATGACTCAGctctttttctttgccttctttgtTATAGATGAATGTTATATTTTGACAGCCATGGCCTATGACAGATATGCTGCCATCTGTAAGCCCTTGCTCTATCAGGTCACCATGTCTTATCAGGTCTGCCACATGATGACGGTATGTGTGAATGTGATGGGGTTTGTGGGTGCAATGGCCCACATAGTTTGTATGCTAAGACTGACCTTCTGTGATGGCAACATCATCAATCACTACATGTGTGATATTCCTCCTCTCCTGAAGCTCTCTTGCACAAGTACCTACATCAATGAGCTGGTGGTTTACATCGTTGTGGGTGTCAATGTAACAGTGCCCAGCCTGACTATCTTTATTTCTTACACCTTGATTCTTTCCAACATCCTTGGCATTCGTTCTGCTGAGGGTAGGGCAAAAGCCTTCAGCACCTGTGGCTCCCATGTTgtagctgtttctcttttctttggcgCTGCAGCATTCATGTATCTTAAACCTTCAAGTGAATCTgtggaaaatgataaaatatctaCCATATTTTATACAGTTGTGGGCCCAATGTTGAATCCTTTCATCTATAGTATAAGAAATAAGGATGTTCACATTGCACTTagaaaaactttgaagaaaagtGCATTTACCTAA